In Pseudomonas fluorescens, a genomic segment contains:
- a CDS encoding DUF2069 domain-containing protein: MARKPKVLPPQAWLEPRVKVARALSLLAFFGLVGLLCIYYLFVADLHGARPWVILLIELVPLLVLAPGMLIGSARGHSWMCFVVNLYFIKGALAAYDPNRQWFGVLEMLASLALFCTALLYVRWRHQLNRRLAE; the protein is encoded by the coding sequence GTGGCCAGGAAGCCTAAGGTCCTGCCCCCACAGGCGTGGCTCGAACCGCGGGTCAAGGTCGCGCGCGCCCTGAGCCTGTTGGCGTTTTTCGGGTTGGTGGGGTTGCTGTGCATTTACTACCTGTTCGTGGCCGACCTGCATGGCGCACGCCCATGGGTGATCCTGCTGATCGAACTGGTGCCGCTGCTGGTACTGGCGCCGGGAATGCTCATCGGCAGCGCTCGCGGGCATTCGTGGATGTGCTTCGTGGTGAATTTGTATTTCATCAAGGGCGCGCTGGCGGCGTATGACCCGAACCGCCAGTGGTTCGGCGTTCTGGAAATGCTGGCGAGCCTGGCGCTGTTTTGTACGGCGCTGCTGTATGTGCGTTGGCGGCACCAACTGAATCGCCGGCTGGCCGAGTAA
- the arsC gene encoding arsenate reductase (glutaredoxin) (This arsenate reductase requires both glutathione and glutaredoxin to convert arsenate to arsenite, after which the efflux transporter formed by ArsA and ArsB can extrude the arsenite from the cell, providing resistance.) yields the protein MTDLTLYHNPRCSKSRGALELLEARGLAPTVVRYLETPLDATQLKALLAKLGVSARQLLRTGEDEYKALNLADASLTEAQLIAAIAAHPKLMERPILETADKAIIGRPPENVLEILP from the coding sequence ATGACCGATCTGACGCTTTATCACAACCCGCGCTGCTCGAAATCCCGCGGTGCGCTCGAACTGCTCGAAGCGCGCGGCCTTGCCCCCACCGTCGTGCGCTACCTCGAAACCCCGCTGGACGCCACACAATTGAAGGCCCTGCTGGCCAAGCTGGGCGTCAGCGCACGTCAATTGCTGCGCACCGGCGAAGATGAATACAAGGCCCTGAACCTGGCGGATGCCAGCCTGACTGAAGCCCAGTTGATCGCCGCCATTGCCGCGCATCCAAAGTTGATGGAGCGCCCGATCCTGGAAACCGCCGACAAGGCCATCATCGGCCGCCCGCCAGAGAACGTGCTGGAGATCCTGCCGTGA
- a CDS encoding TlpA disulfide reductase family protein — protein MTRRLIGALAIITTLLLSGCGNDYGVDQYGQKVAAERLDKQWLVVNYWAEWCGPCRTEIPELNALSEQLKGQNVGVFGVNFDNVQGAELKEASDKLGIKFTVLAQNPDGIFDIPRSEALPVTYIIDDKGKVREQLMGEQTAEGVLAKLKALRG, from the coding sequence ATGACAAGGCGACTGATCGGTGCATTGGCGATCATCACAACCCTGCTGCTCAGCGGCTGCGGCAATGACTATGGCGTTGACCAGTACGGCCAGAAGGTTGCGGCCGAGCGCCTGGACAAGCAATGGTTGGTGGTCAATTACTGGGCGGAATGGTGTGGCCCTTGCCGTACTGAAATTCCGGAGCTCAACGCCTTGTCAGAACAATTGAAAGGGCAGAACGTCGGCGTGTTCGGGGTCAATTTCGACAATGTGCAGGGTGCGGAACTGAAGGAAGCCAGTGACAAGCTGGGCATCAAGTTCACGGTGCTGGCGCAGAACCCGGATGGGATCTTCGATATTCCGCGCAGCGAGGCGTTGCCGGTGACGTACATCATCGATGACAAGGGCAAGGTGCGTGAGCAGTTGATGGGCGAGCAGACGGCGGAAGGGGTGCTCGCCAAACTTAAGGCCCTGCGCGGTTAA
- a CDS encoding response regulator, giving the protein MLRRMGIKGRVLLLTLLPTSLMALLLGGYFTWMQLSELQTQLLQRGEMIAEQLAPLVAPALSNKNTDLLERIATQSLEQPDVRAVSFLAPDRVSLAHAGPTMLNQPPTGNSSHLLQRTGNDATRYLLPVFGRHRNLAGDLIPDESDRLLGWVEVELSHNGMLLRGYRSLFASLLLIAIGLICTAALALRISRTINSPIGQIKQAVAQLKDGNLETRLPPLGSQELDQLASGINRMAETLQNAQEELQHSIDQATEDVRQNLETIEIQNIELDLARKEALEASRIKSEFLANMSHEIRTPLNGILGFTHLLQKSELTPRQLDYLGTIEKSADNLLGIINEILDFSKIEAGKLVLDSVPFNLRDLLQDTLTILAPAAHAKQLELVSLVYRDTPLALVGDPLRLKQILTNLISNAIKFTREGTIVARAMIEDEQEDSVQLRISVQDTGIGLSNQDVRALFQAFSQADNSLSRQPGGTGLGLVISKRLIEQMGGEIGVDSTPGEGSEFWISLNLPKTRDDVEDLPCAPLLGHRVAVLENHELARQALQHQLEDCGLEVTPFNTLESLTNGITSAHQTEQAIDLAVLGVTANDIPPERLNQHLWDLEHLGCKVLVLCPTTEQMLFNQSVPNPNSQLQAKPACTRKLRRALADLISPRPSRSEPGEPLSSRAPRVLCVDDNPANLLLVQTLLEDMGAKVQAVESGYAAIEAVKQETFDLVLMDVQMPGMDGRQSTEAIRQWESERNGTPLPVVALTAHAMANEKRALLQSGMDDYLTKPISERQLAQVVLKWTGLALRNQGPERSSDNLGPGVQLLVLDHEEGLRLAAGKTDLAADMLAMLLASLEADRLAITVAREANDNHALIERVHRLHGATRYCGVPQLRAACQRAETLLKQDDAKAVAALDELDMAIARLASEARVSV; this is encoded by the coding sequence GTGCTTAGAAGAATGGGGATAAAAGGCCGCGTACTGTTGCTGACCTTGTTACCGACCAGCCTGATGGCCTTGTTGCTGGGGGGCTATTTCACCTGGATGCAACTTTCTGAGCTGCAAACCCAATTACTGCAACGCGGCGAAATGATCGCCGAACAGTTGGCACCGCTGGTCGCGCCGGCCCTAAGCAACAAGAACACCGACCTGCTGGAACGCATCGCCACCCAATCCCTGGAACAGCCCGACGTACGCGCCGTGTCCTTCTTAGCGCCGGATCGCGTGTCCCTGGCCCACGCCGGCCCGACCATGCTCAACCAGCCGCCGACCGGCAACAGTTCCCACCTGTTGCAGCGCACCGGCAACGACGCCACCCGCTATCTGCTGCCGGTGTTTGGCCGTCATCGCAACCTGGCGGGCGACCTGATCCCCGATGAATCCGACCGCCTGCTGGGCTGGGTCGAGGTGGAACTGTCCCACAACGGCATGTTGCTGCGTGGCTATCGCAGCCTGTTCGCCAGCCTGCTGTTGATCGCTATCGGCTTGATCTGCACTGCCGCCCTGGCGCTGCGTATCAGTCGTACCATCAACTCGCCGATTGGCCAGATCAAACAAGCCGTCGCCCAGCTCAAGGACGGCAACCTGGAAACGCGCCTGCCGCCGCTGGGCAGCCAGGAGCTGGACCAGCTCGCCTCAGGCATCAACCGCATGGCCGAGACCCTGCAGAACGCCCAGGAAGAATTGCAGCACAGCATCGACCAGGCGACCGAAGACGTGCGCCAAAACCTGGAAACCATCGAGATCCAGAACATCGAGCTGGACCTGGCACGCAAGGAAGCCCTGGAGGCCAGCCGTATCAAGTCGGAGTTCCTGGCCAATATGAGCCATGAAATCCGTACCCCGCTCAACGGCATCCTCGGTTTCACCCACCTGCTGCAAAAAAGCGAACTGACCCCACGCCAGTTGGACTACCTGGGCACCATCGAAAAATCTGCCGACAACCTGTTGGGCATCATCAACGAAATCCTCGACTTCTCGAAAATCGAGGCCGGCAAGCTGGTCCTCGACAGCGTGCCCTTCAACCTGCGCGACCTGCTGCAAGACACCCTGACCATCCTCGCCCCTGCCGCCCATGCCAAGCAGTTGGAATTGGTGAGCCTGGTGTACCGCGACACCCCGCTGGCGCTGGTCGGCGACCCGCTGCGCCTCAAGCAGATCCTGACCAACCTGATCAGCAATGCGATCAAGTTCACCCGTGAAGGCACCATCGTTGCCCGCGCGATGATCGAGGACGAACAGGAAGACAGCGTGCAACTGCGCATCAGCGTGCAGGACACCGGTATTGGCTTGTCCAACCAGGATGTGCGCGCACTGTTCCAGGCGTTCAGCCAGGCGGACAACTCACTGTCGCGCCAGCCCGGCGGCACCGGCCTGGGCCTGGTGATCTCCAAGCGCCTGATCGAGCAGATGGGCGGTGAAATCGGTGTAGACAGCACACCGGGCGAAGGCTCGGAGTTCTGGATCAGCCTGAACCTGCCCAAGACCCGCGATGATGTCGAAGACCTGCCCTGTGCGCCGTTGCTCGGCCATCGCGTGGCGGTCCTGGAAAACCACGAACTGGCGCGCCAGGCCCTGCAACATCAATTGGAAGACTGCGGCCTGGAAGTCACCCCGTTCAATACCCTGGAAAGCTTGACCAACGGCATCACCAGCGCCCACCAGACCGAACAGGCGATCGACCTCGCCGTGCTCGGCGTCACCGCCAATGACATTCCGCCCGAGCGTCTCAACCAGCACCTGTGGGACCTCGAACACCTGGGCTGCAAAGTCCTGGTGCTGTGCCCGACCACCGAGCAAATGCTATTCAACCAGTCGGTGCCCAACCCTAACAGCCAGTTGCAGGCCAAGCCGGCCTGTACGCGCAAGCTGCGCCGCGCGCTGGCCGACCTGATCAGCCCACGCCCATCGCGTAGCGAGCCGGGCGAGCCGTTGTCCAGCCGCGCACCTCGTGTGTTATGCGTGGACGACAATCCGGCCAACCTGTTGCTGGTGCAAACCCTGCTGGAAGACATGGGTGCCAAGGTCCAGGCGGTAGAAAGCGGTTACGCGGCCATCGAGGCGGTCAAGCAGGAAACCTTCGACCTGGTATTGATGGACGTCCAAATGCCGGGCATGGATGGTCGCCAGAGCACCGAGGCGATTCGCCAATGGGAAAGCGAGCGCAATGGCACGCCCCTGCCGGTGGTGGCCCTCACGGCCCACGCCATGGCCAATGAAAAACGCGCCCTGCTGCAAAGCGGTATGGACGACTACCTGACCAAGCCGATCAGCGAGCGGCAACTGGCCCAGGTGGTGTTGAAGTGGACCGGCCTGGCCCTGCGCAACCAGGGGCCGGAGCGCTCGTCCGACAATCTGGGGCCCGGCGTGCAACTGCTGGTGCTCGATCACGAGGAAGGCTTGCGCCTGGCCGCCGGCAAGACTGACTTGGCGGCGGACATGCTCGCGATGCTGCTGGCATCCCTGGAAGCCGACCGCCTGGCCATCACCGTTGCCCGCGAGGCCAACGACAACCATGCCTTGATCGAGCGCGTCCACCGCCTGCATGGCGCCACGCGCTACTGCGGCGTGCCGCAACTGCGTGCTGCCTGCCAACGTGCCGAAACCCTGCTCAAGCAGGACGATGCCAAGGCCGTGGCCGCGCTGGACGAACTGGACATGGCCATTGCACGACTGGCCAGTGAAGCGCGGGTCAGTGTCTGA
- a CDS encoding sensor histidine kinase, whose translation MTLFERPLQRLPGKHSIFWKLACLLIAFCLLMIWLSWSWGRYMEEQNAFLADKSREILRGYAAGAELAFSTQGRAGVDAWLQLMATRESTWVGVIGNDLQSLSSAPLNDKESQRLTFLRGLDWPVSRHVKGLPWMKVPFPVDPSVGSLVIELPQRFMPGQYQLFWRVVTNGMIPGLFTLLLCIGLYRLLIMPLNQLREQANAWRADQLNTRLSHDATSRQDELGELGRAFDQMSERLQGTVVVQRQLLRDMSHELRTPLSRLRVACDSERDLTQLRERLGREIDAMQRLVDDSLQLAWLDTERAPLPVENIQVQALWDMLSENACFESDWPATRLPCVVGADCWVRGNLNALAQALENILRNAIRHSPVGGIVWLDGRRDGEYWHLWLEDQGGGIDEGDLERIFAPFTRLEGSRPGDGGFGLGLSIARNAVQRQGGSLWAENAGQGLRVHLRLPARAD comes from the coding sequence ATGACGCTGTTTGAGCGGCCATTGCAGCGGCTTCCGGGCAAGCATTCGATATTCTGGAAGCTGGCGTGCCTGCTGATTGCTTTCTGCTTGCTGATGATCTGGCTCAGTTGGTCGTGGGGCCGGTACATGGAGGAGCAGAACGCCTTCCTGGCGGACAAGTCCCGCGAGATTCTCAGGGGCTACGCGGCGGGTGCCGAGTTGGCCTTCAGCACCCAGGGGCGTGCCGGCGTGGATGCTTGGCTGCAATTGATGGCAACGCGTGAAAGCACTTGGGTCGGCGTGATCGGCAATGACCTGCAGTCACTCAGCAGCGCGCCACTGAACGATAAGGAAAGCCAGCGCCTGACTTTTTTGCGCGGCCTGGATTGGCCGGTCAGCCGCCATGTCAAAGGCTTGCCCTGGATGAAGGTGCCGTTTCCCGTCGACCCCAGCGTCGGCTCGCTGGTCATCGAACTGCCCCAACGCTTTATGCCGGGGCAATACCAGCTGTTCTGGCGGGTGGTGACCAATGGCATGATCCCAGGCCTGTTTACCCTGTTGCTGTGCATCGGCCTTTATCGGCTGCTGATCATGCCTCTCAACCAGCTGCGCGAGCAGGCCAACGCCTGGCGTGCCGATCAATTGAATACCCGTCTGTCCCACGATGCCACCAGTCGCCAGGATGAACTCGGCGAATTGGGGCGCGCCTTTGACCAGATGTCCGAGCGCCTGCAAGGCACAGTGGTGGTGCAACGGCAACTGCTGCGGGACATGTCCCATGAACTGCGCACGCCGTTAAGCCGTTTGCGGGTGGCCTGTGACAGTGAGCGAGACCTGACGCAACTGCGTGAGCGGCTGGGACGGGAGATCGATGCCATGCAACGCCTGGTGGATGACAGCCTGCAACTGGCCTGGCTGGATACCGAGCGGGCGCCGCTGCCGGTGGAAAACATCCAGGTGCAAGCGCTGTGGGACATGCTCAGCGAGAACGCCTGTTTTGAAAGCGACTGGCCAGCCACGCGCCTGCCGTGTGTGGTCGGGGCTGATTGCTGGGTGCGCGGCAACCTGAATGCCTTGGCCCAGGCGCTGGAAAATATCCTGCGCAACGCCATACGACATTCCCCTGTGGGCGGGATTGTGTGGCTTGATGGACGCCGTGATGGCGAGTACTGGCACCTGTGGCTGGAAGATCAGGGCGGGGGAATTGATGAGGGCGATCTGGAACGGATCTTTGCGCCGTTCACCCGGCTGGAGGGTTCTCGCCCCGGCGACGGCGGCTTCGGACTGGGCTTGAGCATCGCGCGCAATGCCGTGCAACGCCAGGGCGGCAGCCTCTGGGCGGAAAACGCCGGGCAGGGCTTGCGCGTGCACCTGCGGTTGCCGGCCCGCGCGGATTAA
- a CDS encoding cupin domain-containing protein — protein sequence MNPDIPLQLLGGITAREFLRDYWQKKPLLIRQAIPDFESPIDADELAGLALEEEVESRLVIEHGERPWELRRGPFAEDTFSTLPEREWTLLVQAVDQFVPEVADLLEQFRFLPSWRIDDVMISFAAPGGSVGPHFDNYDVFLLQAQGKRNWKIGQMCSSESPLLQHADLRILAEFEESAEWVLEPGDMLYLPPRLAHFGIAEDDCMTYSVGFRAPSAAEVLTHFTDFLSQYLTDEERYTDADAQPAGDPHQIQSDALDRLKSLLAEHMSDERMLLTWFGQFMTEPRYPELVTGPEDLSEEDVVSSLEDGAVLIRNPSARLAWSEVDDDLLLFASGQSRYLPGKLRELLKLICAADALHIENLSPWLADEDGRDLLCELVKQGSLGFADE from the coding sequence ATGAATCCTGATATCCCTCTTCAACTTCTGGGCGGCATCACGGCACGGGAGTTCCTGCGCGACTACTGGCAGAAAAAACCCCTGCTGATCCGCCAGGCCATCCCTGACTTCGAAAGCCCGATCGACGCCGACGAACTGGCCGGCCTCGCCTTGGAAGAGGAAGTCGAGTCGCGCCTGGTGATCGAGCATGGCGAACGCCCATGGGAGCTACGTCGCGGTCCGTTCGCCGAAGACACCTTCAGCACCCTGCCTGAGCGCGAGTGGACCCTGCTGGTACAAGCGGTCGACCAGTTCGTGCCGGAAGTGGCCGATCTGCTGGAGCAGTTCCGCTTCCTGCCGAGCTGGCGCATCGACGACGTGATGATCAGTTTCGCTGCGCCGGGCGGCAGCGTGGGTCCACACTTCGACAACTACGATGTGTTCCTGCTGCAAGCCCAGGGCAAGCGCAACTGGAAGATCGGCCAAATGTGCAGCTCCGAAAGCCCGCTGCTGCAACACGCCGACCTGCGCATCCTCGCCGAATTCGAAGAAAGCGCCGAATGGGTACTGGAACCGGGCGACATGCTCTATCTGCCGCCACGCCTGGCACACTTCGGTATCGCTGAAGATGACTGCATGACCTACTCGGTAGGTTTCCGTGCACCGAGCGCCGCTGAAGTCCTGACCCACTTCACCGACTTCCTCAGCCAGTACCTGACCGACGAAGAGCGCTACACCGACGCCGATGCCCAACCAGCCGGCGACCCGCACCAGATCCAGAGCGACGCCCTGGACCGTCTCAAGAGCCTGCTGGCCGAGCACATGAGCGACGAGCGCATGCTGCTGACCTGGTTTGGCCAGTTCATGACCGAGCCGCGCTACCCGGAACTGGTTACCGGACCGGAAGACCTGTCGGAAGAAGACGTGGTGAGCAGCCTGGAAGACGGCGCCGTGCTGATTCGCAACCCGAGCGCGCGCCTGGCCTGGTCGGAAGTGGACGACGACCTGCTGCTGTTCGCCAGCGGCCAGAGTCGCTACCTGCCGGGCAAACTGCGCGAGCTGCTGAAGCTGATCTGCGCCGCCGACGCGCTGCACATCGAGAACCTCAGCCCATGGCTGGCGGACGAAGATGGCCGCGACCTGTTGTGCGAACTGGTCAAACAAGGAAGCCTGGGGTTTGCCGATGAATAA
- a CDS encoding response regulator transcription factor: MNPAAVSLPNILTIEDDPVLGAYVHEHLGHCGFQVTWCQNGQQGLQLARSQVFDVVLMDILLPGLDGLSILTHLRQHHATPVILMSALGAEADRINGFRLGADDYLPKPFSMIELRVRIEAILRRVALDRRPLPTQQAMRDDARTLRFDDELCDVVYQAQWAGLTRSEYRLLETLHRNGEEVLSKAFLYQHVLQRGYAPHDRSLDMHISQMRRKLKATGYSEREVRTVWGKGYVLSGHDDAV; this comes from the coding sequence ATGAATCCCGCGGCAGTTAGCCTACCCAATATCCTGACCATCGAAGATGACCCTGTGCTCGGTGCCTACGTCCACGAGCATTTGGGGCACTGCGGGTTTCAGGTCACTTGGTGCCAGAACGGCCAGCAAGGCTTGCAACTGGCGCGTAGCCAAGTGTTCGACGTGGTGTTGATGGATATTTTGCTGCCGGGGCTGGATGGCTTGTCGATCCTCACGCACTTGCGCCAGCATCACGCGACGCCGGTCATCCTGATGTCTGCCTTGGGCGCCGAGGCTGACCGCATCAACGGCTTTCGCCTGGGCGCGGACGATTACCTGCCCAAGCCGTTCAGCATGATTGAACTGCGGGTGCGCATCGAAGCCATCCTGCGCCGCGTGGCCTTGGACCGTCGGCCGTTGCCGACGCAGCAAGCGATGCGCGACGACGCACGCACCCTGCGCTTTGATGATGAGCTGTGCGATGTCGTCTATCAGGCGCAGTGGGCCGGACTGACCCGCAGTGAATACCGTCTGCTGGAAACCCTGCACCGCAACGGGGAAGAGGTCCTGAGCAAGGCCTTCCTTTATCAACATGTGTTGCAGCGCGGCTATGCACCCCACGACCGCAGCCTCGATATGCACATCAGCCAGATGCGTCGCAAGCTCAAGGCCACCGGCTACAGCGAGCGCGAAGTGCGCACGGTGTGGGGCAAGGGTTATGTACTGAGCGGTCACGATGACGCTGTTTGA
- the wrbA gene encoding NAD(P)H:quinone oxidoreductase: MTAPYVLVLYYSRNGSVSEMARHIARGIELGGLEARLRTVPAISTECEAVAPSIPDEGALYASLDDLKHCSGLALGSPTRFGNMAAPLKYFIDSTSNLWLTGALVGKPAGVFTSTASLHGGQETTLMSMLLPLLHHGMLITGLPYSEQALLDTQGGGTPYGASHHAGPDGKRLLDPHEIALCKALGLRLAKTAALLENGRGQEA, translated from the coding sequence GTGACGGCGCCGTATGTGCTGGTGTTGTATTACAGCCGCAATGGCTCGGTCAGCGAAATGGCCCGGCATATTGCCCGAGGCATCGAGTTGGGCGGACTGGAAGCGCGCTTGCGCACCGTGCCAGCCATCTCCACCGAATGCGAAGCCGTGGCGCCGAGCATTCCCGATGAAGGCGCACTCTATGCGAGCCTGGATGACCTCAAGCACTGCTCGGGCCTGGCGCTGGGCAGCCCGACACGCTTCGGCAACATGGCCGCACCGTTGAAATACTTTATCGACAGCACCAGCAACCTGTGGCTCACCGGCGCCCTGGTCGGCAAGCCGGCGGGTGTATTCACCTCCACCGCCAGCCTGCACGGTGGCCAGGAGACCACGCTGATGTCGATGCTGCTACCGCTGCTGCACCACGGCATGCTGATCACCGGCCTGCCTTACAGCGAACAGGCACTGCTCGACACCCAGGGCGGCGGTACGCCTTATGGCGCCAGCCACCACGCCGGGCCCGACGGCAAGCGCCTGCTCGACCCCCATGAAATTGCGCTGTGCAAGGCCCTTGGCCTGCGCCTGGCAAAAACCGCGGCACTGTTGGAGAACGGCCGTGGCCAGGAAGCCTAA
- a CDS encoding META domain-containing protein: MKGPLLLAVLGTALTGCAGDTAKLKQDHSYVVEWIGERPLMDYAHLTVTLGSDGRAYGNGGCNHWFAPYTVKGDKLSFGKLGSTRKLCAEALMEQEHRFFQALQGVERWDTSPIEQTRFWPAEGKPIRLWLEEG, from the coding sequence ATGAAAGGCCCGCTTCTGCTCGCCGTCCTCGGTACGGCATTGACAGGCTGCGCCGGCGACACGGCCAAGCTCAAGCAGGATCACAGCTACGTGGTGGAATGGATTGGCGAGCGGCCGCTGATGGATTACGCCCACCTCACCGTCACCCTGGGATCTGACGGCCGTGCCTATGGCAACGGCGGCTGCAACCATTGGTTCGCGCCGTACACCGTCAAGGGCGACAAGCTCAGCTTCGGCAAGCTCGGCAGCACCCGCAAACTCTGCGCCGAGGCATTGATGGAGCAGGAACACCGCTTCTTCCAGGCCCTGCAAGGCGTCGAGCGCTGGGATACCTCGCCGATCGAACAGACCCGCTTCTGGCCGGCCGAAGGCAAGCCCATTCGCCTGTGGCTCGAAGAGGGTTGA
- a CDS encoding 2-hydroxyacid dehydrogenase — protein MRIILFSSQAYDRDSFLGEPLPAGLELQFQPARLNLDTVALAEHHEVVCAFINDDLSAPVLEHLARGGTRLIALRSAGYNHVDLAAAKRLGLTIVRVPAYSPHAVAEHAVALILALNRRLHRAYNRTRDGDFSLHGLTGFDLVGKTVGVVGTGQIGATFAKIMAGFGCTLLAYDPFPNPHVLALGARYVSLPELLAQAQIISLHCPLTADSKHLINARSLSQMQPGAMLINTGRGGLVDTPALIEALKEGQLGYLGLDVYEEEAQLFFEDRSDLPLQDDVLARLLTFPNVIITAHQAFLTREALAAIAGTTLANIAAWADGRAQNLVEG, from the coding sequence ATGCGCATCATCCTTTTCAGCAGCCAGGCCTACGACCGCGACAGTTTTCTCGGTGAGCCCTTGCCCGCGGGCCTGGAACTGCAATTCCAGCCGGCCCGCCTCAACCTCGACACCGTCGCCCTGGCCGAACACCACGAAGTGGTCTGCGCCTTCATCAACGACGATCTCAGCGCCCCGGTGCTGGAACATTTGGCCCGCGGCGGCACGCGCCTGATCGCCCTGCGTTCGGCCGGCTATAACCATGTCGACCTGGCCGCCGCCAAACGCCTGGGGCTGACCATCGTGCGCGTCCCCGCCTACTCGCCTCACGCCGTGGCCGAACACGCCGTGGCATTGATCCTTGCCCTCAACCGCCGCCTGCACCGCGCTTACAACCGCACCCGCGACGGCGATTTCAGCCTGCACGGCCTGACGGGCTTCGATCTGGTGGGCAAGACGGTGGGCGTGGTCGGCACCGGGCAGATCGGCGCGACGTTCGCCAAAATCATGGCCGGTTTCGGCTGCACACTGCTGGCCTACGACCCCTTCCCTAACCCCCACGTCCTGGCTCTTGGCGCTCGCTATGTGAGCCTGCCCGAGCTGCTGGCCCAGGCGCAGATCATCAGCCTGCATTGCCCGCTGACAGCCGACAGCAAACACCTGATCAACGCCCGTTCCCTGTCGCAGATGCAACCCGGTGCGATGCTGATCAATACCGGACGAGGCGGCCTGGTGGACACCCCGGCGCTGATCGAAGCGCTCAAGGAGGGCCAACTCGGCTATCTGGGGCTGGACGTGTACGAGGAAGAAGCCCAACTGTTTTTCGAGGACCGCTCGGACCTGCCCTTGCAGGACGACGTCCTCGCCCGCCTGCTGACCTTCCCCAATGTAATCATCACCGCGCACCAGGCCTTCCTCACCCGTGAAGCGCTGGCAGCGATCGCCGGCACCACCCTGGCCAATATCGCGGCATGGGCCGACGGCCGGGCACAAAACCTGGTCGAGGGATGA